One segment of Urocitellus parryii isolate mUroPar1 chromosome 5, mUroPar1.hap1, whole genome shotgun sequence DNA contains the following:
- the LOC113191049 gene encoding olfactory receptor 8S1-like, with protein sequence MAMKNSSALSEFILLGLSSDPYIQAILFVLLLLIYLLTLMGNFLMLLVITADSNLHTPMYFFLRQLSFLDLCHSSVTAPKMLENMLSESKTIFVESCFAQAFFVFATGGTEACLLAAMAYDRYVAISSPLLYGQVMSNQLCVGLMWFSWGLAFVDALINILLAVNLEFCEEQTIPHFSCELSSLFPLSCSDTSANFTLLLCSSVFHFFGTLVMIVSSYVRIVSTILKVSSTTGRSKAFSTCSSHLTTVILFYSSGFISYLLPTSGSSLEMIFSLQYSVITPMLNPLIYSLKNKEVKAAMARIFRKYFNPLL encoded by the coding sequence ATGGCAATGAAAAACTCCAGTGCTCTCAGTGAGTTTATTCTTCTTGGGCTGTCTTCTGACCCCTACATTCAGGCTATACTCTTCGTGTTGTTGCTTCTGATTTACCTCCTCACTCTCATGGGAAATTTCTTGATGCTGCTGGTGATCACAGCTGATTCTAACCTCCACACGCCCATGTATTTCTTCTTGAGACAACTGTCCTTCTTAGACCTCTGCCACTCCTCTGTCACAGCACCCAAGATGTTGGAGAACATGCTCTCTGAAAGCAAAACCATCTTTGTAGAGAGCTGCTTTGCTCAGGCCTTCTTTGTGTTTGCCACTGGTGGCACTGAGGCCTGTCTGCTGGCTgcgatggcctatgaccgctatgttgCTATCAGCTCCCCTCTGCTCTATGGCCAGGTAATGAGTAACCAGCTCTGTGTTGGGCTTATGTGGTTCTCCTGGGGCCTGGCCTTTGTTGATGCTCTCATCAATATCCTGCTGGCTGTTAATTTAGAGTTTTGTGAGGAGCAAACTATTCCCCACTTTAGCTGTGAGctgtcttctctcttccctctgtctTGCTCTGACACCTCTGCTAACTTCACCCTCCTGCTCTGCtcctctgtctttcatttctttggaaCCCTTGTCATGATCGTTTCTTCCTATGTCCGCATTGTTTCCACCATCTTGAAGGTCAGCTCCACTACCGGCAGAagcaaggccttctccacctgctcctcccacctcactACTGTGATCTTGTTCTATAGCTCAGGTTTCATCAGCTATCTCTTACCAACCTCAGGTTCCTCTCTGGAAATGATCTTCTCCTTGCAGTACAGTGTGATCACTCCCATGCTGAATCCCCTCATCTACAGTCTGAAGAACAAGGAGGTGAAGGCAGCTATggcaagaatattcagaaaatattttaatcctcTCCTGTAG
- the LOC113191050 gene encoding olfactory receptor 8S1-like, with protein sequence MQNVSALTDFILLGLSADAQIQIVLFVLFLVIFLLTLTGNFMMLLVIMADAHLHSPMYFFLGHLSFLDLWYSSVSMPKMLENLMSKTKTISVEGCLAQAFFVFANGATEACLLAVMAYDRYAAICHPLLYGQIMSKQLCEGLAWGSWSLAFLNALINILIAVNLDFCEYRTIHHYMCELPILFHLSCSNVQTNIIVMLCSSLIIAFVTFLLILSSYGYIVSTILSISSTTGRSKAFSTCSSHLIVVLFYFGSACLRYAIPASGSPLESIFSLQYSIITPMLNPLIYSLKNKEVKTAIRKLFGKYCQHCKVVGHRHG encoded by the coding sequence ATGCAAAATGTCAGTGCTCTCACTGATTTCATCCTCCTTGGGCTGTCTGCTGATGCCCAGATCCAAATTGTGCTCTTTGTGCTGTTCCTTGTGATTTTCCTCCTGACCCTGACAGGGAACTTCATGATGCTGTTGGTGATAATGGCTGATGCTCACCTCCATtcacccatgtacttcttcctgggTCACCTTTCTTTCCTGGATCTTTGGTATTCATCAGTCTCCATGCCTAAGATGCTGGAAAACCTCATGTCTAAGACAAAAACGATCTCTGTGGAGGGTTGCCTGGCCCAGGCCTTCTTTGTGTTTGCCAACGGGGCCACTGAAGCCTGCCTGCTTGCAGTCATGGCCTATGACCGATATGCTGCCATTTGCCACCCTCTGCTGTATGGACAGATAATGAGCAAGCAGCTCTGTGAGGGGCTTGCATGGGGGTCGTGGAGCCTGGCCTTCCTGAATGCACTCATTAATATCCTTATAGCTGTGAATTTGGACTTCTGTGAGTATAGAACCATCCACCACTACATGTGTGAGCTCCCTATTCTTTTCCATCTCTCCTGCTCTAATGTCCAGACCAATATCATTGTCATGCTCTGTTCTTCTCTCATAATTGCCTTTGTGACCTTTCTCCTGATTTTATCCTCCTATGGCTACATTGTCTCCACCATCCTGAGCATCAGCTCCACCACAGGCAGAagcaaggccttctccacctgctcctctCATCTCATTGTAGTGCTCTTCTATTTTGGCTCAGCATGCTTACGCTATGCCATACCAGCCTCAGGTTCTCCCTTGGAGTCAATCTTTTCTTTGCAGTATAGCATAATTACTCCCATGCTGAATcccctcatctacagcctgaAAAACAAGGAGGTGAAGACAGCTATAAGAAAATTGTTTGGAAAATATTGCCAGCATTGTAAAGTAGTTGGTCATAGACACGGGTGA